One Ferribacterium limneticum genomic window, CCCAGGAAATCTGGCGCGACACGGCCGGGCTGGTCGACATCTTCATCGCTGGCGTCGGCACTGGCGGCACCGTGACCGGGGTTGGCGAGGCGCTCAAGGCAATGAATCCGAAGGTGCAGATCATCGCCATCGAACCCGACGCTTCGCCGGTACTGTCCGGTGGCGCCAAAGGCCCGCACCCGATTCAGGGTATCGGTGCCGGCTTCGTCCCGGCCGTGCTCAATACGGCCATCTACGACGAGGTGATCCGCGTCAAGAACGACGACGCGCTGACCATGGCCCGCCGCATGGCGACCGAAGAAGGGCTGCTCGTCGGCATTTCGTCGGGCGCCGCTAGCTGGGCCGCGGTCGAAGTCGCCAAACGCCCGGAGAACGCCGGCAAGAACATCGTCGTCATCATTCCGTCCTGCGGCGAACGCTACCTGTCGACCGTGCTCTTTCAGCACCTCGAAGTTTGAGCCCGTTCGACCAGCCGATCGACCGGCGCAACTCCGACTCCATCAAATGGAGCAAGTACGCCGGCCGCGATGTCCTGCCACTATGGGTCGCGGACATGGATTTCGCCGCGCCGCCGGCCGTTATCGAGACCCTGCACCGGCGCATCGAGCACGGTGTTTTCGGCTATGGCGGACCGTGGCCTTCGCTCACGGAGTCAGTACTCGCTCACCTTGAAAGCGAATACCAGTGGCGAATTGAAGCCGAATGGATCGTCTGGTTGCCGGGGCTGGTCACCGGGCTCAACGTCGCCTGCCGGGCCGTCGATGGCGAGGTATTGACGGCGACGCCGATCTATCCGCCTTTCCTCTCCGCCCCGCATTTCTCCGGCCGCAAACTTAATCGCGCCGAACTGGCCTGCACCGACGACGGCTGGCGTTTTGACCAAGCCGCCTTGCAAGCCGCGCTGACGCCAGCTACCGAGCTGTTCCTGCTCTGTCACCCGCACAACCCGGTCGGCCGCTGCTGGAGCCGCGATGAACTGCTCGAACTGGCCGCGCTGGCCGAAGCCAATGATTTCATCGTCTGCTCCGACGAAATCCACTGCGGCCTGATCCTCGACGTCGACAAGCGCCACATCCCGTTCGCCAGCCTGTCGCCGGAGGCCGCCAAACGCAGCATCACGCTCATGGCGCCGTCGAAAACCTTCAACATCCCCGGCCTCGGCTGCGCTTTCGCGGTCATTCCCGACACCAGCCTGCGCCGCCGCTTCGAGCACGCCATGCACGGCATCGTCCCGCATGTGAATGTCCTCGGGCTGGCTGCCTGCGAAGCGGCCTACCGCGACAGCGGCGACTGGCATCGTGAATTGATCACCTACCTGCGCGCCAACCGCGATTTGGTGATTGCTACGGTCAACTGGGAAAAAGGGGCAAAAATGAAATCGGTCGAAGCCACTTACCTGGCCTGGATCGACGTCCGCGAACTCGGGCTGGCCAAGCCGGCCGCGCATTTCGAAGCGCATGGCCTCGGCCTTTCCGACGGCGCCGATTTCGGCGCACCGGGCTGGCTACGGCTCAATTTCGGCTGCCCGCGCAGCACGCTGGAAGAAGCGCTCAAGCGATTCACCACCGCCTGCCGGGCCGCATGAACACCTACCTTCTGAGCCTCTATTTCCTCTTCATCGCCGCTCTGAGCCAGGCGCTGATCGGCGCTTTTGCCCTGAAGTCATCGCTGCAGCGCGATCTGCCACGCGAACGCTGGCGCCTGTGGGTCGCAGTTAGCATCGGCACACTGCTCCTCGCGCTGCACCACAGCTACACGCTCAACCTCGCCCTGCAAACGGGACTTTACGATTTCCGCCAGGCCACGCTGGTCATGCTCGCCGGGCTGGCGACGAGCTTCGCCGTGTGGCAGCTCAGGCGGCTGAAATTTTGAAGCTGCCGGCCTCGGTGACGATCCAGTCGAGTCGCTGATCGTGGTTTTCCGGCCGGATGCTGTCCAGCCGGTTGATCTCGAAGCCAACGCCAACGGCCAGTGGGCGAGGGGAGAGCGCCGCCAGCGTCCGGTCGAAATAGCCGCCGCCGTAACCCAGCCGATAACCGGCAGCATCAAAACCGTTGAGCGGTAGCAAAATCAGGTCAGGCCGCACGAAATCGCCGGCCACCGGCGTCGGAATCCCGTACCGATCCGGCTCCAGCGGCGTTTCATCCGTCCACAGGCGAAAGGCCAGCGGCGCATCCTCGGCAACGACGACCGGCAGGGCTGCCTGCGCCCCGAGCGCCGCCCACCGTTCAACCACTGTCCGCACATCCGGCTCGTGCTTGATCGGCCAGCAAAAGGCGACGATGCGCGGCACCGGCAAGGCGGCCAGCAAGTGTTCGACAATGCGCGCCGAGAGTCCGGCATGCTCCGCCTCGCCCAGCGCCGCACGTCGCGCCACCATGTCGCGTCGCAATGCCCGGCGCCAGGCCGTGTTATCCTCGTTCGGTTCAACCATGGCACTAATCTAGCATGAAGTTTCGCCTCATCCTCATCGGCCTCGCCCTCCCGTTTTCCGTCCTTGCCCAGAGCAATGGCGACACCGCTTTCCTGACCGCCCGCGATGCTTTCCGGGCCGGCAACATCACCAAGCTGGAACGGGCCAGCAGCCAGCTCGGCAACCATGAACTGGCCGTGTACGTCGAGAGTTACCGGCTACGCATGTGGATGGAACAGGGCGACCCGAACAACCTGCGCGACTTCCTGCAACGCAACGAAGGCAGCTACGTCGCCGAAAAGCTGCGCGCCGACTGGATACGCTGGCTCGGCAAGCGCCTGACGTGGAACGAGGTGGACGCCGAATTCCCCAAAATGCTCGCCCCTGAACCGGATGTCATCTGCTACAGCCAGCAAGCCCGGCTCGCCCGCTTCGACCAGAGCGTGCTGGCCGAAGCCGAAAAACAGTGGCTGAGCCAGCTCGAACCACCGGAGCCCTGCCGGCCCGTGCTCGACGCCCTCGTCACCAACCAGCGCAAGACGGCCGACGACGTCTGGGCGCGCGCCCGCCGCCAGGTCGAAGCCAATCGCCCGGGGTGGGCCAAGACCACGCTCAATTACCTGCCCGAAAGCCAGATGCCGGACAGCAAGGCTTTCGACAGCGCGATCAACAGCGCCATGAGCTACCTCGTCCGCCAGCCGGGCAACTGGTCGGCCAGCCGGGCCGGGCGCGAACTCGCCGCTTTCGCCATCTCGCGCCTCGCCGCCAATGACCCGCGCGTCGCCGCCGACGAACTGGAAAAGATCAAAGGAAAACTGCAGGATTCCGAACGCCAGTGGGCGTGGACCCAGATCGCCCTGCAAGGCGCCAAGAAGCACCTGCCCGAGACAGTCGACTGGTACGCCAATGCCGGCAAGGCGCCGTTGTCCGATGAGGGCGCCCAGTGGAAGGTCCGCGCCGCCCTGCGCGCCCAGGAGTGGGGTGTCGTCCGCGACGCCATCCAGGCCATGTCGGCCGAACTCGCCGCCAGGCCGGAGTGGGTCTACTGGCTCGGCCGCGCCCTCAAATCCGGCGGCCGCACGACGGAAGCCGACGCGCTGTTCGACAGGATCGCTGGCCAGCCCAATTTCTACGGCAACCTGGCCGACGAGGAACTCGAGCGCAAGATCACGCTGCCGCCCAAGGCCAAGGCGACGACTGCCGAGGAAACCAGGGCCGCCATCGACAACCCGGGCATCCGCCGCGCTATGGCCTTCTTCCGCCTCGACCTGCGCACCGAGGCGGTCAAGGAATGGAACTGGGCCCTGCGCGGCATGGACGACCGCGAGCTGCTCGCCGCGGCCAATCTGGCCAAGCGCAACCAGATCTGGGACCGCGCCATCAACACGGCCGACAAGACCCGCAACGAACACGATTTTTCCCTGCGTTTCCTCGCTCCCTACGGTGAAACGGTGCGCCCGGCCGCCCAGAACCAGTCGCTCGACGACGCCTGGGTGTATGGCCTAATGCGCCAGGAAAGCCGCTTCATCACCAACGCCAAGTCGAATGTCGGCGCCTCCGGCCTGATGCAGCTCATGCCGGCCACCGCCAAATGGGTCGCCAAAAAGATCGGCCTGCGCGATTTCAGCCACGGCCGCGTCAACGACACAGAAACCAATGTCCTGCTCGGCACCAGCTACATGCGCCTGGTCATGGAAAACCTCGACAACCACCCGGTCCTCGCTTCCGCCGCCTACAACGCCGGCCCCGGCCGGGCCAAGAAATGGCGCGCCGACCGGCCGCTCGAAGGCGCCATCTACGCCGAAACCATCCCGTTCAGCGAGACACGCGACTACGTCAAGAAAGTCATGAGCAACGCGGTTTATTATTCGGCCCAGTTCAACGGCAAGAGCGATTCCCTGAAAACTCGCCTCGGCGTGGTTGGTGCCAAAACCGCCGAAGGCATGAAAGACGCAGACCTCCCCTAGGAATAAACATGGCGGTGCAGTCCGACTCATTCCATCTCCTGAGCGATACCCGGGCTCTTTTCCTCAAGCACCTCGGCGCCTTGCTGCAGGACAGCAGCCTGCTCTCCGCCCCCGCCATCCAGGCCATCCAGGCCGGTGCCGGCACCTATTTCGACGAAATGGCCTCGACCAACCGG contains:
- a CDS encoding 5-formyltetrahydrofolate cyclo-ligase, with amino-acid sequence MVEPNEDNTAWRRALRRDMVARRAALGEAEHAGLSARIVEHLLAALPVPRIVAFCWPIKHEPDVRTVVERWAALGAQAALPVVVAEDAPLAFRLWTDETPLEPDRYGIPTPVAGDFVRPDLILLPLNGFDAAGYRLGYGGGYFDRTLAALSPRPLAVGVGFEINRLDSIRPENHDQRLDWIVTEAGSFKISAA
- a CDS encoding lytic transglycosylase domain-containing protein, with the protein product MKFRLILIGLALPFSVLAQSNGDTAFLTARDAFRAGNITKLERASSQLGNHELAVYVESYRLRMWMEQGDPNNLRDFLQRNEGSYVAEKLRADWIRWLGKRLTWNEVDAEFPKMLAPEPDVICYSQQARLARFDQSVLAEAEKQWLSQLEPPEPCRPVLDALVTNQRKTADDVWARARRQVEANRPGWAKTTLNYLPESQMPDSKAFDSAINSAMSYLVRQPGNWSASRAGRELAAFAISRLAANDPRVAADELEKIKGKLQDSERQWAWTQIALQGAKKHLPETVDWYANAGKAPLSDEGAQWKVRAALRAQEWGVVRDAIQAMSAELAARPEWVYWLGRALKSGGRTTEADALFDRIAGQPNFYGNLADEELERKITLPPKAKATTAEETRAAIDNPGIRRAMAFFRLDLRTEAVKEWNWALRGMDDRELLAAANLAKRNQIWDRAINTADKTRNEHDFSLRFLAPYGETVRPAAQNQSLDDAWVYGLMRQESRFITNAKSNVGASGLMQLMPATAKWVAKKIGLRDFSHGRVNDTETNVLLGTSYMRLVMENLDNHPVLASAAYNAGPGRAKKWRADRPLEGAIYAETIPFSETRDYVKKVMSNAVYYSAQFNGKSDSLKTRLGVVGAKTAEGMKDADLP
- a CDS encoding MalY/PatB family protein, with protein sequence MSPFDQPIDRRNSDSIKWSKYAGRDVLPLWVADMDFAAPPAVIETLHRRIEHGVFGYGGPWPSLTESVLAHLESEYQWRIEAEWIVWLPGLVTGLNVACRAVDGEVLTATPIYPPFLSAPHFSGRKLNRAELACTDDGWRFDQAALQAALTPATELFLLCHPHNPVGRCWSRDELLELAALAEANDFIVCSDEIHCGLILDVDKRHIPFASLSPEAAKRSITLMAPSKTFNIPGLGCAFAVIPDTSLRRRFEHAMHGIVPHVNVLGLAACEAAYRDSGDWHRELITYLRANRDLVIATVNWEKGAKMKSVEATYLAWIDVRELGLAKPAAHFEAHGLGLSDGADFGAPGWLRLNFGCPRSTLEEALKRFTTACRAA